One window of Nocardia nova SH22a genomic DNA carries:
- a CDS encoding mycofactocin-coupled SDR family oxidoreductase, protein MGRVSGKVALITGAARGQGRSHAVRLAEEGADIIAVDIAGQIDAVPYELANSADLAETVRLVEQAGGRILPFEADVRDQHALDNAVSEGTSAFGPIGIVVANAGVSQSGMPVYKMSEEQWQTVFDVNVTGVWHTVKAAVPSMIEARRGGSIVFTSSSTGIKARGRVGAYVSSKHALHGLMRNLAIDVAKHGIRVNTVNPTTVPTPMLLTDRMFRLFRPDLDDPRVEDVIDGFRSLNALPVPWVEPVDVSNAVVWLASEESRYVTGVVLPVDAGSVLL, encoded by the coding sequence ATGGGGCGAGTATCCGGAAAGGTCGCTCTGATCACGGGCGCCGCTCGAGGTCAGGGACGATCACACGCGGTACGGCTGGCCGAGGAAGGCGCCGACATCATCGCCGTGGACATCGCGGGGCAGATCGATGCCGTCCCTTATGAACTCGCCAACAGCGCCGACCTGGCCGAGACGGTGCGGCTCGTGGAGCAGGCGGGCGGCAGGATCCTGCCCTTCGAGGCCGATGTGCGCGACCAGCACGCACTCGACAACGCGGTCTCGGAAGGCACGTCGGCGTTCGGTCCGATCGGAATCGTCGTCGCCAATGCCGGTGTCAGTCAGTCGGGTATGCCGGTGTACAAGATGTCGGAAGAACAGTGGCAGACCGTCTTCGACGTCAATGTGACGGGCGTGTGGCATACGGTCAAGGCGGCGGTTCCGTCGATGATCGAGGCGCGCCGGGGCGGATCCATCGTCTTCACGTCTTCCTCGACCGGCATCAAGGCCCGCGGCCGGGTCGGCGCGTATGTCTCCTCCAAACACGCCTTGCACGGGTTGATGCGGAATCTCGCCATCGACGTGGCCAAGCACGGCATTCGCGTGAACACGGTCAATCCGACCACGGTTCCGACTCCGATGTTGCTGACGGATCGGATGTTTCGGCTGTTCCGGCCCGACCTGGACGATCCTCGGGTCGAAGATGTCATCGACGGCTTCCGTTCCCTGAACGCACTGCCGGTCCCGTGGGTCGAGCCGGTCGACGTCAGCAACGCGGTGGTGTGGCTGGCCTCCGAGGAATCACGCTATGTGACCGGCGTCGTCCTGCCGGTGGACGCGGGCTCGGTACTGCTCTGA
- a CDS encoding nuclear transport factor 2 family protein yields MPDAAAIKETVERYVRAVVGDVDGIVALYAEGATAEDPVGTPPHVGLDAIRAFYESSPSALSAELEEVRVAGDTAAFLFRAVVQVGDEKREVSPMDVMTFDENARIVSMRAIWSRDDVRPA; encoded by the coding sequence GTGCCAGACGCAGCAGCGATCAAGGAAACCGTCGAGCGCTATGTGCGGGCGGTCGTGGGCGACGTCGACGGGATCGTCGCGTTGTACGCGGAAGGCGCCACCGCGGAAGATCCCGTGGGAACGCCGCCGCACGTCGGCCTCGACGCCATCCGGGCCTTCTACGAGTCCAGCCCGTCCGCGCTGTCTGCCGAGCTCGAGGAAGTGAGGGTCGCCGGCGACACCGCCGCGTTCCTGTTCCGCGCGGTGGTGCAGGTCGGCGATGAAAAGCGGGAAGTGAGCCCGATGGACGTCATGACCTTCGACGAGAACGCCAGGATCGTGTCGATGCGTGCCATCTGGAGCCGGGACGACGTGCGCCCCGCCTGA
- a CDS encoding TetR/AcrR family transcriptional regulator, with protein sequence MEARSRASGAESMSVSSRGRLYGGETAEERIAHRRRKLVEAGMNLFGSADSGSVRVKDVVAEAGLTERYFYESFSDLEALFDVAHELTMKALEEDVEKALANAPAEPVARISIAMRTIVDSLVADPRMIRIQFVEALGRGGRAGVRRNELYVRSAENYIKWSGPSPGSFMTSPAETRMKAVAVAGAVGELLISWAEGVLDLTPAELADFLIGMYWRISLP encoded by the coding sequence TTGGAAGCGCGTAGTCGAGCGTCAGGAGCGGAAAGCATGTCCGTTTCGAGTCGAGGCCGCCTGTACGGCGGAGAAACAGCAGAAGAGCGGATCGCCCATCGACGCCGGAAGCTCGTGGAGGCGGGTATGAACTTGTTCGGATCCGCCGATTCCGGCTCGGTCCGGGTCAAGGACGTGGTGGCCGAAGCCGGGCTGACAGAGCGATATTTCTACGAGAGTTTCAGCGATTTGGAGGCGTTGTTCGACGTCGCGCACGAACTCACGATGAAAGCGCTCGAGGAGGATGTCGAGAAGGCTCTCGCGAATGCGCCCGCCGAGCCTGTCGCGCGTATTTCCATCGCGATGCGGACGATCGTCGATTCATTGGTCGCCGATCCCAGGATGATCCGTATCCAGTTCGTCGAGGCTCTCGGGCGAGGTGGGCGTGCCGGCGTGCGTCGCAACGAACTCTACGTACGATCCGCCGAGAACTACATCAAATGGTCGGGACCGAGCCCGGGCAGCTTCATGACCAGCCCCGCGGAGACTCGCATGAAGGCGGTTGCCGTCGCGGGAGCCGTGGGCGAGCTGCTGATCTCCTGGGCGGAAGGGGTTCTCGACCTGACTCCGGCGGAGCTCGCCGATTTCCTCATCGGCATGTACTGGCGGATCAGCCTCCCCTGA
- a CDS encoding TetR/AcrR family transcriptional regulator, producing the protein MERTRGAILDALAELLKSHPWDEVTTRMLATRAAVSQQTIYRHFPDRDILFAALKERMRDSAAYAGPPVDLQEWADRLEAGFQDADEHFLAEVTANTLFNANTRRFANRPEDRSALFSAIVERTFPELDEPDRVRAAALMRILGSTQTWLRMREEFGLEGSASGQLVRWAISVLVREIGAGNLPPLDASADLNSISELVEGF; encoded by the coding sequence ATGGAGCGCACTCGCGGGGCGATCCTGGACGCTCTCGCCGAACTGTTGAAGTCGCATCCCTGGGACGAGGTCACGACCAGGATGCTCGCCACACGCGCGGCAGTGTCTCAGCAGACCATCTATCGCCATTTCCCCGATCGCGACATTCTGTTCGCCGCGTTGAAAGAGCGTATGCGCGACTCTGCGGCCTATGCGGGGCCGCCGGTCGACCTCCAGGAGTGGGCCGACCGATTGGAAGCCGGATTTCAGGATGCGGACGAGCACTTCTTGGCCGAGGTGACCGCGAACACCCTTTTCAACGCGAACACGCGACGATTCGCGAACAGACCCGAAGATCGCTCGGCGCTGTTCTCGGCGATCGTGGAGCGCACCTTCCCCGAACTGGACGAGCCGGATCGAGTGAGAGCGGCGGCGTTGATGCGTATTCTCGGCTCGACGCAGACCTGGCTTCGTATGCGTGAGGAGTTCGGTTTGGAAGGCTCGGCCTCCGGCCAGCTCGTGCGGTGGGCGATCAGCGTCCTGGTGCGTGAAATCGGTGCGGGGAATCTTCCGCCGCTGGACGCATCCGCCGACCTGAATTCGATATCCGAACTCGTCGAAGGCTTCTGA
- a CDS encoding amidohydrolase family protein encodes MTSNPAAVRIFDADNHYYEPFEAIASRLDPELRKRVIDCALVDGKKRHVLGGTVDYQIVNPSFDPVAKPGALYEWFRGNPRGLPAQDYLVDREPLPEYYHNPEPRVKLMDQQGLDQVWLFPTSTVLYEEPLKDDPEGVAILMDAFNSWLLEDWTFNYQNRIFSAPYVSLAIVEKAAKTVRWAAENGATSLVMPPRSVVTPDGPRRPADPVFDPFWEAVAETGLTVVIHAGNSGYSYNGYVDSRVGSSHGEQSRFASDVQIWRALQQDRPIFDMMASFMYDRLFERFPTVRIASVENGCKFLPDLFLKAQMMKNKLPSRFKEDPVELFKKNVWVNPFWEDELSELIDFIGADRVLFGSDWPHVEGLPNPADYLVETKDLDDATREMVMGGNARELNTPRPA; translated from the coding sequence GTGACTTCGAATCCCGCTGCTGTCCGTATCTTCGACGCCGACAACCACTACTACGAACCGTTCGAGGCCATCGCGAGCCGACTCGATCCCGAGCTGCGCAAGCGGGTGATCGACTGCGCGCTGGTCGACGGGAAGAAGCGCCACGTCCTCGGTGGCACGGTGGACTATCAGATCGTGAACCCGAGCTTCGACCCGGTCGCCAAGCCCGGTGCGCTGTACGAATGGTTCCGCGGCAACCCGCGGGGACTTCCCGCACAGGACTATCTGGTGGACCGCGAGCCGCTGCCGGAGTACTACCACAACCCGGAACCGCGGGTGAAGCTCATGGACCAGCAGGGATTGGACCAGGTGTGGCTGTTCCCCACCTCCACGGTCCTGTACGAGGAGCCGCTGAAGGACGATCCCGAGGGGGTCGCCATCCTCATGGACGCGTTCAACTCCTGGTTGCTCGAAGACTGGACGTTCAACTATCAGAACCGGATCTTCTCCGCGCCGTATGTGAGTCTCGCGATTGTCGAAAAGGCCGCGAAGACTGTCCGGTGGGCAGCGGAGAACGGCGCCACCTCCCTGGTCATGCCGCCGCGCTCGGTCGTGACTCCGGACGGCCCGCGCCGTCCGGCCGACCCGGTCTTCGATCCCTTCTGGGAAGCGGTCGCCGAGACCGGGCTGACGGTCGTGATCCACGCCGGTAACAGCGGGTACTCGTACAACGGCTATGTCGACAGCCGGGTCGGATCTTCGCACGGCGAGCAGTCCCGGTTCGCCTCGGATGTGCAGATCTGGCGTGCGCTGCAACAGGATCGGCCGATCTTCGACATGATGGCCTCGTTCATGTACGACCGCCTGTTCGAGCGTTTCCCGACCGTGCGGATCGCGTCGGTCGAGAACGGCTGCAAGTTCCTGCCGGACCTCTTCCTCAAGGCGCAGATGATGAAGAACAAGCTGCCGAGCCGATTCAAGGAGGACCCGGTCGAGCTGTTCAAGAAGAACGTGTGGGTGAACCCCTTCTGGGAGGACGAACTGTCCGAGCTCATCGACTTCATCGGTGCCGATCGGGTGCTCTTCGGATCGGATTGGCCGCACGTGGAGGGTCTGCCGAATCCGGCGGACTATCTGGTCGAGACCAAGGATCTCGACGATGCCACACGAGAAATGGTGATGGGCGGCAACGCTCGGGAACTGAACACCCCGCGCCCCGCGTGA
- a CDS encoding thiolase family protein codes for MTIAQSARTAIVGVGHSAVYRRDDVSLGRLTLDAALAAVADAGLRLSDIEGVVIDPVQPFDGAGRVDGRNFVSSQFVLSSLGLDVTWHAEPEWASTLGAVIEGANAVASGNCRAVLALRALHNPSGRYGHVSSGRAEGGFQYTAPYGVDAPGRFAQLWTRYMHDYGTTREQMAPYIVQARHNGLLWEHGYWTRYKPEPLTVEDYLTSRMISDPISVLDCDIPVQGAAAFVITSADRAPDLRHRPAYVRGWAVPRRAAGSPHIMTLDEVQRASTLFAKHLYRNAGVGPGDIDVANLYDGFSIFVPIWLETLGFCGEGEAFDFMTPDRIGLRGSLPVNTAGGNLGAGRMHGVAQVMDSVLQVQGRSGPRQVPGAEVVLATAGGFPGSGRGIIVSSAP; via the coding sequence GTGACGATCGCACAATCCGCTCGCACCGCGATCGTCGGAGTCGGGCATTCGGCGGTCTACCGCCGAGACGACGTCAGCCTGGGGCGGCTCACCCTGGACGCCGCCCTGGCGGCCGTCGCCGATGCCGGCTTGCGGCTCTCCGATATCGAAGGTGTCGTCATCGACCCGGTCCAGCCGTTCGACGGTGCGGGCCGGGTCGATGGCCGCAACTTCGTCAGCTCGCAGTTCGTCCTGTCGAGTCTCGGCTTGGATGTCACCTGGCATGCCGAGCCCGAATGGGCCAGCACACTCGGCGCCGTCATCGAAGGCGCCAATGCGGTGGCTTCGGGCAATTGCCGAGCCGTGCTGGCCTTGCGCGCCCTGCACAACCCGAGCGGCCGTTACGGTCACGTCAGCTCGGGCCGGGCGGAGGGCGGCTTCCAGTACACCGCGCCCTACGGCGTCGACGCACCGGGCAGATTCGCGCAATTGTGGACCCGCTACATGCACGACTACGGAACGACCAGGGAGCAGATGGCGCCCTATATCGTGCAAGCACGGCACAACGGCCTGCTCTGGGAACACGGGTACTGGACTCGATACAAGCCCGAGCCGCTGACCGTCGAGGACTATCTGACCAGCCGGATGATCAGCGACCCGATCAGCGTCCTGGACTGCGACATTCCGGTGCAGGGCGCCGCGGCGTTCGTCATCACCTCGGCCGATCGGGCTCCCGATCTGCGGCATCGCCCCGCCTACGTTCGTGGCTGGGCGGTTCCCCGGCGGGCGGCGGGATCACCGCACATCATGACCCTCGACGAGGTCCAGCGGGCTTCGACCCTGTTCGCGAAGCACCTGTACCGCAACGCCGGCGTCGGCCCCGGCGACATCGATGTCGCCAACCTGTACGACGGCTTCAGCATTTTCGTACCGATCTGGTTGGAGACGTTGGGTTTCTGTGGTGAGGGCGAGGCGTTCGACTTCATGACTCCGGACCGGATCGGGCTCCGCGGCAGCCTGCCGGTGAACACGGCCGGAGGCAATCTGGGCGCCGGGCGGATGCACGGCGTGGCGCAGGTCATGGACAGCGTTCTGCAGGTCCAGGGCAGATCCGGTCCGCGACAGGTACCCGGCGCTGAGGTCGTGCTGGCGACCGCCGGCGGCTTTCCGGGCAGTGGGCGCGGGATCATCGTCTCGTCGGCGCCCTAG
- a CDS encoding Zn-ribbon domain-containing OB-fold protein encodes MTQLNVAADDTESVPPKPIPVPDPLSQPFWNGAAQGRLVIQNCAGCRRYSHPPVSLCPGCGSEEFRYEAVSGRGRIYSFTITRDARNAAFALIQPYVVAWVELEEQSGLRLICNLPAEDLTRVDIGSEVEVFFEPVSGGQALPQFRLRGD; translated from the coding sequence ATGACACAGTTGAACGTCGCGGCCGACGACACCGAATCCGTACCGCCCAAACCGATTCCGGTTCCCGACCCGTTGTCGCAGCCGTTCTGGAACGGTGCGGCGCAGGGGCGGCTCGTCATTCAGAATTGCGCCGGATGCCGACGATATTCGCACCCTCCCGTATCGCTGTGTCCCGGATGCGGTTCCGAGGAATTCCGCTACGAGGCCGTCAGCGGACGGGGGCGGATCTATTCGTTCACGATCACACGGGACGCGCGCAACGCCGCCTTCGCCCTGATCCAGCCGTATGTCGTGGCCTGGGTGGAGCTGGAGGAGCAGTCCGGGCTACGACTGATCTGCAATCTTCCCGCGGAAGATCTGACACGAGTCGACATCGGATCCGAGGTCGAGGTGTTCTTCGAACCCGTGTCCGGCGGACAGGCGCTCCCGCAATTTCGGCTGCGCGGAGATTGA
- a CDS encoding alpha/beta fold hydrolase, with protein sequence MSAGTRLPGTPEPKHLWRLATGATIAGDSWGDPGGPLVVLLHGGGQTRHAWKGAGRALAAAGYRAVAYDARGHGDSDWAADGRYTQNAHVADLCGVLDALGDHRPVLVGASMGGGTSLVAVGEGAVDATALVLVDIAHRIESTGADNINRFMDQKPDGFDNLEEVAEAIAGYRPHTPRPRTSNGLAKNVRLGDDGRYHWHWDPRIRHRTSDLNDRQKRLEGCARDLALPTLLVRGGLSDVLSAAAAGEFLELVPHAEYRNVTGAGHMVAGDRNDAFVAAIIDFLGRTVPVGTTPVQPQSADPAKSPPIPGDFGSDITDIP encoded by the coding sequence GTGAGCGCGGGCACGCGGCTTCCGGGCACCCCCGAGCCGAAACATCTCTGGCGACTCGCGACCGGCGCGACCATCGCCGGCGACTCCTGGGGCGATCCCGGCGGCCCGCTCGTCGTGCTCCTCCACGGCGGTGGTCAAACTCGGCACGCTTGGAAGGGGGCCGGTCGAGCCCTCGCCGCCGCGGGGTATCGGGCGGTGGCCTACGACGCGAGAGGACACGGCGACTCCGACTGGGCCGCCGACGGGCGCTACACCCAGAACGCACACGTAGCCGATCTGTGCGGTGTGCTGGACGCGCTCGGCGATCACCGTCCCGTACTCGTCGGCGCATCGATGGGCGGCGGAACGAGCCTGGTCGCCGTGGGTGAAGGTGCGGTGGATGCCACGGCGTTGGTACTGGTCGACATCGCCCACCGCATCGAGTCGACCGGCGCGGACAACATCAACCGGTTCATGGACCAGAAGCCCGATGGCTTCGACAACCTCGAGGAGGTCGCGGAGGCCATCGCCGGTTATCGCCCGCACACGCCGCGGCCTCGAACCTCGAACGGACTGGCCAAGAATGTGCGCCTGGGCGACGACGGCCGCTACCACTGGCATTGGGATCCCCGGATCCGGCATCGAACGAGCGATCTGAACGACCGGCAGAAACGTCTCGAAGGCTGCGCCCGCGATCTCGCCCTGCCCACCCTGCTGGTGCGAGGGGGTCTGTCGGATGTTCTCAGTGCAGCGGCGGCCGGTGAATTCCTGGAACTGGTCCCACACGCCGAATACCGGAACGTCACCGGCGCCGGGCACATGGTCGCGGGCGATCGTAACGATGCCTTCGTCGCGGCGATCATCGACTTCCTCGGCCGGACGGTTCCCGTCGGAACGACACCGGTGCAGCCGCAGTCCGCCGATCCGGCCAAGTCCCCGCCGATCCCGGGTGATTTCGGTTCGGATATCACCGACATCCCTTGA
- a CDS encoding AMP-binding protein: protein MFPDIVSSTPERPAIVMAGSGATTTFRQLDDRSNQLAQLFRARGIRRGDGVAIFMENHSRFLEVCWAAQRAGLRYTAVNRYLAPEEVAYIVSDSGARAMVTSAALAEVATAIPAPDMAAVDVRLMVDDIAPGWESYEETVAAQPATPVDDECEGDFMLYSSGTTGRPKGIARELTFAPLFSEPNPLGTLFTSLGMTENTVYLCPAPLYHSAPLGWTRGLLRQGATVVVMERFDAETFLATVERYRVTHAQLVPTMFTRLLKLPAEVRDRYDLSSLEAVVHAAAPCPVDVKRAMIDWWGPIVHEYWNSTEGAGFTYVSPAEWLERPGTVGRPVRGALHILDDAGNEVPAGEVGQIWAEGARSFQYHNDAGKTAESTNERGWRTVGDVGYLDSDGYLYLTDRKAFMIISGGVNIYPQEIEDALGLHPKVNDVAVFGVPHEEWGEQVKAVIQPTRWDDRGPELEAELIDYCRSRIAAYKCPRSIDFEPELPRSDTGKLYKRLLRDKYWPVSSGDSRAQR, encoded by the coding sequence ATGTTTCCTGACATCGTCTCCTCTACCCCCGAGCGGCCTGCCATCGTGATGGCGGGCTCCGGTGCCACGACCACGTTCCGCCAGCTCGACGACCGGTCGAACCAGCTGGCGCAACTGTTTCGTGCCCGTGGCATCCGCCGAGGCGACGGTGTGGCGATCTTCATGGAAAACCACTCTCGGTTCCTCGAGGTCTGCTGGGCCGCGCAACGCGCCGGCCTCAGATACACCGCGGTCAACCGGTACCTCGCCCCCGAGGAGGTCGCCTACATCGTCTCCGACAGCGGCGCCCGCGCGATGGTGACCAGCGCGGCCTTGGCCGAGGTCGCCACCGCGATCCCCGCCCCGGACATGGCCGCCGTCGACGTCCGGTTGATGGTCGACGACATCGCGCCGGGCTGGGAATCGTATGAGGAGACCGTGGCCGCGCAGCCGGCCACCCCGGTGGACGACGAATGCGAGGGCGATTTCATGCTCTATTCGTCGGGCACGACCGGCCGGCCGAAAGGCATTGCCCGCGAACTCACTTTCGCGCCGCTGTTCAGCGAGCCCAATCCGTTGGGCACGCTGTTCACGAGCCTCGGCATGACCGAGAACACCGTGTACCTGTGCCCGGCGCCGCTCTACCACTCCGCGCCACTGGGATGGACCAGGGGGTTGCTGCGCCAGGGCGCGACCGTGGTCGTCATGGAACGCTTCGACGCGGAGACGTTCCTCGCCACCGTCGAGCGCTACCGCGTGACGCACGCACAACTGGTTCCCACCATGTTCACGCGTCTGTTGAAGCTGCCCGCAGAGGTGCGTGACCGATACGACCTGTCCAGCCTGGAGGCCGTCGTGCACGCGGCCGCTCCGTGTCCCGTGGACGTGAAGCGGGCGATGATCGACTGGTGGGGCCCGATCGTCCACGAGTACTGGAATTCGACCGAGGGCGCTGGTTTCACCTACGTCTCACCCGCCGAATGGCTGGAACGCCCCGGCACGGTGGGACGCCCGGTGCGCGGCGCGCTCCACATTCTCGACGACGCGGGCAATGAGGTCCCCGCCGGTGAAGTCGGCCAGATCTGGGCCGAGGGCGCACGCTCGTTCCAGTACCACAACGACGCGGGCAAGACGGCCGAGTCGACCAACGAACGTGGCTGGCGGACGGTCGGGGACGTGGGATACCTGGACAGCGACGGCTATCTCTATCTCACCGACCGCAAGGCGTTCATGATCATTTCCGGGGGTGTGAACATCTACCCGCAGGAGATCGAAGATGCCCTCGGTCTCCATCCGAAAGTGAACGACGTCGCTGTTTTCGGAGTACCGCACGAGGAGTGGGGCGAGCAGGTCAAGGCCGTCATCCAGCCCACGCGTTGGGACGACCGCGGACCCGAACTCGAGGCGGAGCTCATCGACTACTGCCGCTCGCGCATCGCGGCCTACAAATGCCCGCGGTCCATCGACTTCGAACCCGAACTCCCCCGCAGCGACACCGGAAAGCTCTACAAGCGCCTGCTCCGCGACAAATACTGGCCGGTGAGTTCCGGCGACAGCCGAGCCCAGCGGTGA
- a CDS encoding TetR/AcrR family transcriptional regulator has product MSVSSPGRLYGGATAEQRIAERRRKLVEAGVTLFGSHESGSVRVKDVAAEAGLTERYFYESFSDLGALFDVVLERVLAEIEAQVDAALVDAPDDTPARISIALRTVVESLATDANKTQILLVEGFGKGGRVDPQRHELNDRWMADFLRWSGPDRQPFRGGAVEARMKALALSGAATELMISWSEGLLDVSTDELADFLVGLYWRANLP; this is encoded by the coding sequence GTGTCGGTTTCGAGTCCCGGCCGCCTGTATGGCGGCGCAACAGCCGAACAGCGGATCGCCGAGCGCCGCCGGAAGCTCGTCGAGGCTGGTGTGACACTGTTCGGTTCCCACGAATCCGGATCCGTTCGCGTCAAGGATGTGGCCGCGGAAGCCGGTTTGACAGAACGCTACTTCTACGAGAGTTTCAGCGATCTGGGGGCCTTGTTCGACGTCGTGCTCGAACGGGTACTCGCCGAGATCGAAGCCCAGGTCGACGCCGCGCTGGTCGATGCACCCGATGACACCCCGGCGAGGATATCCATCGCACTGCGCACCGTGGTCGAATCACTGGCCACCGATGCCAACAAGACTCAGATCCTCCTGGTCGAGGGTTTCGGTAAAGGCGGGCGCGTCGACCCGCAACGACACGAACTCAACGACCGGTGGATGGCCGACTTCCTCCGGTGGTCCGGTCCCGACCGGCAACCTTTCCGGGGCGGCGCGGTCGAAGCCCGCATGAAGGCATTGGCCTTGTCGGGGGCGGCCACCGAACTCATGATCTCGTGGTCCGAGGGGCTTCTCGACGTCTCGACCGACGAACTGGCCGACTTCCTGGTCGGACTGTACTGGCGAGCGAACCTCCCCTGA
- a CDS encoding mycofactocin-coupled SDR family oxidoreductase, translating to MPGRVEGKVAFITGAARGQGRQHAVRLAEEGADVIVVDSCIDFPGVPYDGPSEADLAETVKLVEDLGRRAFSAVVDVRDFDALKSALDAGVAQLGRLDIVSANAGIGGAPQETHLIAEDDWQQMIGINLTGVWHSAKAAAPHLISGDGGSIIMTSSAAGLKGFTHVGHYVSAKHGVVGLMRAMALELAPHRIRVNSIHPGGVDTDMIQNDSTYKMFRPDLEHPTREDFAATYQNVNALPVPWVDPVDISNAVLFLASDEARYITGATLPVDAGYILK from the coding sequence ATGCCGGGACGTGTAGAAGGCAAAGTCGCCTTTATTACCGGAGCCGCCCGAGGTCAGGGGCGGCAGCACGCCGTTCGGCTGGCGGAAGAAGGGGCCGATGTCATCGTCGTCGACAGTTGCATCGACTTCCCCGGCGTGCCGTACGACGGGCCGTCGGAGGCCGATCTCGCGGAGACCGTCAAGCTGGTTGAGGATCTCGGCCGGCGAGCGTTCTCGGCGGTGGTCGATGTCCGGGACTTCGACGCGCTGAAGAGCGCCCTGGACGCCGGTGTCGCCCAGCTCGGAAGGCTGGACATCGTGAGCGCCAACGCCGGCATCGGCGGGGCGCCGCAGGAAACGCACCTGATCGCCGAAGACGACTGGCAGCAGATGATCGGCATCAATCTCACCGGAGTCTGGCACAGCGCGAAAGCGGCTGCGCCGCACCTGATCTCCGGTGACGGCGGCTCGATCATCATGACCAGCTCGGCCGCCGGACTGAAGGGTTTCACCCACGTCGGGCACTACGTGTCCGCGAAACACGGTGTGGTGGGGCTGATGCGCGCGATGGCTCTGGAGCTGGCGCCGCATCGGATCCGGGTGAATTCGATTCACCCGGGCGGCGTCGACACCGACATGATCCAGAACGACTCGACGTACAAGATGTTCCGTCCCGACCTGGAGCACCCGACGCGGGAGGACTTCGCGGCGACGTACCAGAACGTCAACGCCCTTCCGGTTCCGTGGGTCGACCCGGTCGATATCTCGAACGCGGTACTTTTCCTGGCTTCCGACGAGGCGCGCTATATCACCGGCGCGACTCTGCCGGTCGATGCAGGATACATCCTCAAATAG
- a CDS encoding amidohydrolase family protein — translation MKNTDRYVVISTDTHCGSDLLGYKPYLEKRYHEDFDAWAATYSDAWVELGEGTGEHQVGVASVADELNWESEKRQKALEAEGVVAEVLFPNTTPPFYPSGAITAAAPGYPPIDRQEYEMRLAGIRAHNRWAADFARQLPGRRAPIAQVFLSDVDDTLAEIQRAYDDGAKGVLLPPDHFTQLQSLYYPRYDPIWALCADLGIPVVRHGVQPSEAASPETGLASAAVGVVEATHFAERALIAMILSGVFERHPSLKFVMTELGCAWVTRVLGLLEGFCADASVPGTISRMFAGDAVSALSKKPTEYFADNCYLGSFFSPADMASRNEVGVGKMMWGADFPHIEGTAPYTRLAWRSNFADLSVEDTRRMLGGTAAEVYGFDLDALQPIANEVGPTVDELHVPLTAEEAPSYPDESVCPSFAGFTLIETD, via the coding sequence ATGAAAAACACGGATCGATACGTCGTAATCAGCACCGACACCCACTGTGGCTCGGATCTGCTGGGTTACAAGCCCTACCTCGAGAAGAGGTATCACGAGGACTTCGACGCGTGGGCGGCGACCTACTCCGATGCCTGGGTAGAGCTCGGTGAGGGTACCGGCGAGCATCAGGTGGGCGTGGCCTCGGTGGCCGACGAACTCAACTGGGAGTCGGAGAAGCGGCAGAAGGCGCTCGAGGCCGAGGGCGTGGTCGCCGAGGTGCTCTTCCCCAACACCACGCCACCGTTCTATCCGTCGGGCGCGATCACCGCCGCGGCTCCGGGCTATCCGCCGATCGACCGGCAAGAGTACGAGATGCGGTTGGCCGGCATCAGGGCGCACAACCGCTGGGCCGCTGATTTCGCCCGTCAGCTGCCCGGTCGGCGGGCGCCTATCGCGCAGGTGTTCCTCAGCGATGTCGATGACACGCTCGCCGAGATTCAGCGGGCATACGACGACGGCGCGAAGGGCGTACTGCTGCCCCCCGACCACTTCACTCAGCTTCAAAGCCTCTATTACCCGCGCTACGACCCGATCTGGGCCCTGTGCGCCGACCTCGGTATCCCGGTCGTCCGCCATGGAGTTCAGCCCAGCGAGGCGGCGTCGCCGGAAACGGGACTCGCCTCGGCCGCGGTCGGCGTCGTGGAGGCGACCCACTTCGCCGAGCGCGCGTTGATCGCGATGATCCTGTCCGGTGTGTTCGAACGTCACCCGTCGCTGAAGTTCGTCATGACCGAACTCGGCTGTGCCTGGGTGACCCGAGTGCTCGGGCTGCTGGAAGGGTTCTGTGCCGACGCGAGTGTCCCGGGGACGATCTCGCGTATGTTCGCCGGCGACGCGGTGTCTGCACTGTCGAAGAAGCCGACCGAATACTTCGCGGACAACTGCTATCTGGGCTCGTTCTTCAGCCCCGCCGACATGGCGAGCCGTAACGAGGTGGGCGTCGGCAAGATGATGTGGGGAGCGGACTTCCCGCATATCGAGGGTACGGCTCCGTACACCCGTCTCGCCTGGCGTTCGAACTTCGCCGACCTCTCGGTCGAGGACACCCGGCGCATGCTCGGTGGTACCGCCGCGGAGGTCTACGGCTTCGATCTGGACGCGCTGCAGCCCATCGCGAACGAGGTCGGACCGACGGTGGACGAGCTCCATGTTCCCTTGACCGCCGAAGAGGCGCCCAGCTACCCCGACGAATCCGTGTGCCCCTCGTTCGCCGGATTCACGCTCATCGAAACCGATTGA